From the Luteitalea sp. genome, the window GCGGACGGCGACGAGGACCTGTTCGTCACGCACCTGATCGGCGAGGGCGCCACGCTCTACCTGAACGACGGCCAAGGGCGCTTCGAGGACGCGACGGTGCGCTGGCGGCTGGGAGCAATCAGCCACCCCTTCACGGGGTTCGGAACGGACTGGTTCGACGCCGATCGCGACGGCCGCCTGGATCTTTTCATCGCCAACGGTGCCGTCGCGATCGTCGACGCGCGGCTTGGACGTCCGTATCCCTATCAACAGCGCAATCTGCTGCTGCGCCATGAGGCGGCCGGCGGGCGCGCCGGCTATCGCGACGCGTCGCCCGACGCCGGTCCGGTGCTCGCCCTCGAGGAGGTGAGCCGCGGCGCGGCCTTCGGCGACCTCGACAACGACGGCGACGTCGACATCGTCGTGTCGAACAACAACGGTCCGGTGAGGCTGCTCCTGAACGAGACGGCGACTGACGCCCACTGGATATCGATCGAGCTGGAGGCGACGACGGCCGCGCCTGACGGACAGGGTGCGCTGGTGCGCGTGCTGCCGCGCGAAGGGCCGGCGATCCTCAGGCGCGCGCACACCGACGGCAGCTATCTGAGCGCGAGCGACCCGCGCGTGCACGTGGGGCTCGGCGAGATCGGCGCGATCGACGGGGTGATCGTGGAGTGGCGTCGCGGCGAGCGCGAGCGTTTTCCAGCGACGCCGATCGATCGCCTCGTGACCCTGCGTCAGGGCCGCGGCCGTGCGGAGCGCGAGGGCGTGGAGCGCCAGACGCGACCGCGCAGCGATGCCGGCCTCGCCGGGCCGATGCATTCCGAGGCAACGCCGGCGGGACGCGCGTGGAGACGAGACGAATGACAAATCGTGGCAGGTTGTTCGCGGCGAGCTGTGTGGCCCTCGTGACCACTTCGATGGTGTTCTCGATCCGTGGCGACATCCTCGACGCTCTCGGCCGGCACTTTCATCTCACGAACCACCAACTGGGCGTGATCCTCAGTCCCGCATTCTGGGGGTTCACCGTGTCGATCATGCTCGGCGGATCGATCGTCGACTTTCTGGGAATGCGGCGGCTGTTCCTGCTGTCGAGCGCCGGGTACATCGGGTCGGTGCTGCTCATCCTGTTCGCCCCCGCGCCCGCCGGACCCATCACGCCGTACTACACCGACGCCGGCTTCGTCTGTCTCTATGTCGGCTTTCTCGCGCTCGGGCTCTCGCAGGGGCTCGTCGAGGGCGTCATCAACCCCCTGTGTGCGACCATGTACCCTGGTGAGAAGACCAAGCGCTTCGGCATCCTGCACGCGTGGTGGCCCGGCGGATTGATCATCGGCGGACTGGCCGCGTACGCGCTCACGCGCGCGCTGGGTCTCGATGCGGCCGATCTGTCGCGCGAGGCGTCGGCGTTCGGCTGGCGAATCAAGCTGGCGCTGCTCCTGATCCCGGCGGTGCTCTACGCCATCATGATCGCCGGCCAGCCGTTCCCGCGGACCGAGCGTGTCTCCGCAGGCGTCAGCGATCGCGAGATGTTCGGCGAGGCGTTACGTCCGATGTTCCTGCTGTGGCTCGTCTGCATGCTGATGACCTCCTCCGCCGAGCTCGGGCCGAGCCAATGGGTGCCGTCGCTCATTACCAACCTGACGGGCATGCAGGGCATCCTCGTGCTGGTATACACCGCGGGCCTCATGTTCCTGCTCCGATTCTTCGGCAGTTCGTTCGCCCATCGCGTCTCGCCGCTCGGCCTGCTGACGCTGTCGTCGATCCTGACCGCGATGGGACTCTTCGCGCTCGCCGGTGCTTCGTCTGCAATCGGCGCGTTCGCGGCCGCCACGCTCTTCGGTGTCGGGATTGCGTTCTACTGGCCGACGATGTTGTCGGTGACGTCCGAGCGGTTTCCGAAGGGCGGCGCGTTCCTGCTCGCGATCGTGGGCGGCGCGGGCAATCTCGCCGTCGCCTTCATCTTGCCGGTGATAGGCACGTGGTACGACGCGCACGGTGCCTCGGCGGCGTTCCGCTCCGTCGCCGTGCTGCCGATCGTGCTGACCGTGATTTTCGTCGGGCTGATGCTCTACTATCGCAGCCGTGGCGGCTACCGCGCCATTCG encodes:
- a CDS encoding MFS transporter; translated protein: MTNRGRLFAASCVALVTTSMVFSIRGDILDALGRHFHLTNHQLGVILSPAFWGFTVSIMLGGSIVDFLGMRRLFLLSSAGYIGSVLLILFAPAPAGPITPYYTDAGFVCLYVGFLALGLSQGLVEGVINPLCATMYPGEKTKRFGILHAWWPGGLIIGGLAAYALTRALGLDAADLSREASAFGWRIKLALLLIPAVLYAIMIAGQPFPRTERVSAGVSDREMFGEALRPMFLLWLVCMLMTSSAELGPSQWVPSLITNLTGMQGILVLVYTAGLMFLLRFFGSSFAHRVSPLGLLTLSSILTAMGLFALAGASSAIGAFAAATLFGVGIAFYWPTMLSVTSERFPKGGAFLLAIVGGAGNLAVAFILPVIGTWYDAHGASAAFRSVAVLPIVLTVIFVGLMLYYRSRGGYRAIRLDARLVQD